One window of Triticum dicoccoides isolate Atlit2015 ecotype Zavitan chromosome 5A, WEW_v2.0, whole genome shotgun sequence genomic DNA carries:
- the LOC119304002 gene encoding protein SRC2-like — MSYQTLELTLISASDLKKVSFFSRMRVYAVASISGANSWMPTHGTQVDHNNGQNPTWNAMLHLPIPACVDTRGLALHVLLRSEALLFGHHDVGEVFVPLNDLLAGTNNTNDPKTMSYQVRRPSSGRAHGVLYLSYKFTGIKAASASATDNKQGQYVKYSGGSEVAMPKPMVPVTAYPPPHATFSYPPGVPYGAPNAVYPPPYMYNTAPAPATMYGYAPATTMAAPARHAGGMGMAQRPVVAWRCCFKVQVWSIWSPTVVRARI; from the coding sequence ATGTCATACCAGACCCTTGAGCTGACGTTGATCTCGGCGAGCGATCTTAAGAAGGTGTCATTCTTCTCTCGCATGCGCGTCTATGCCGTTGCCTCCATCTCCGGGGCCAACTCCTGGATGCCTACCCATGGCACCCAAGTCGACCACAACAATGGCCAAAATCCCACATGGAATGCCATGCTCCATTTGCCGATCCCTGCATGTGTTGATACTCGCGGGCTCGCCCTCCATGTGTTGCTACGCTCGGAGGCGCTCCTCTTCGGCCACCATGACGTTGGTGAAGTATTTGTGCCCCTTAATGATCTTTTGGCAGGCACAAATAACACTAATGACCCAAAGACCATGAGCTACCAAGTGCGGCGACCCTCGTCTGGCCGTGCCCACGGCGTTCTCTACTTGAGCTACAAGTTCACCGGCATCAAAGCTGCTTCCGCAAGCGCTACAGATAACAAACAAGGGCAGTATGTCAAGTACTCTGGGGGCTCTGAGGTGGCAATGCCCAAACCCATGGTGCCCGTCACCGCATACCCACCACCGCATGCCACATTTTCATACCCACCGGGTGTACCTTACGGTGCACCAAACGCAGTGTATCCACCACCGTACATGTATAATACTGCTCCAGCACCGGCAACAATGTATGGGTATGCGCCAGCAACGACTATGGCTGCACCAGCAAGGCATGCGGGAGGGATGGGAATGGCTCAGAGGCCCGTGGTGGCGTGGAGGTGCTGCTTCAAGGTGCAGGTATGGTCGATCTGGTCTCCGACGGTCGTGAGAGCGCGCATCTGA
- the LOC119304001 gene encoding respiratory burst oxidase homolog protein B-like, whose product MHNRAGGGGGAAGEIVEAGERIVPHSGPLGAKRSAMRKSARFAESVSAPLTAPHGAPAPRARNDGGGDDDDDYVEITLDVRDDSVAVHSVKPAAGGEDSDVKLLAQTLEKRSSSYGQGVLRTASTRIKQVSQELRRLASVNRRGAGPGRVDKSKSAAAHALKGLKFISRTDGSAGWPAVEKRFDDLAENGLLHRSKFGKCIGMKELAFAGELFDALARRRNITGDSISKAELLEFWDQISDTSFDSRLQTFFDMVDKDADGRITEEEVKEIITLSAAANNLKKVSEQSEEYARLIMEELDPNNLGYIELYNLEMLLLQAPSQSMGIGTTNSRNLSQMLSQHLRPTAEPNPLRRWYRRASYFVEDNWRRCWVILLWLSICGGLFTWKFMQYRERAVFKVMGYCVCVAKGGAETLKFNMALILLPVCRNTITWFRNRTAAGRFVPFDDNINFHKVIAAGISVGAGLHIISHLTCDFPRLLHATEEEYEPMKPFFGKEQPPNYWWFVKGTEGWTGLVMLLLMAIAFTLAMPWFRRGRLSLPKPLNRLTGFNAFWYSHHLFVVVYALLIVHGHFLYLTHKWQKKSTWMYLAVPMVMYACERLTRALRSSVRPVKILKVAVYPGNVLSLHLSKPQGFRYKSGQYIFVNCAAVSPFQWHPFSITSAPQDDYVSVHIRTLGDWTRELKNVFSKVCRPPTEGKSGLLRAEYDRDGAMSNPSFPKVLIDGPYGAPAQDYKQYDIVLLVGLGIGATPMISIIKDIINNMKRLEGDVESGNPGDASTSASSFRTRRAYFYWVTREQGSFEWFRGVMDEIAESDKKSVIELHNYCTSVYEDGDARSALIAMLQSLNHAKNGVDIVSGTRVKTHFARPNWRNVYKRIALNHREQRVGVFYCGAPVLTKELRDLAQDFSRKTNTKFEFHKENF is encoded by the exons ATGCATAACcgggcgggcggcgggggcggggcggCGGGGGAGATCGTGGAGGCGGGCGAGAGGATCGTGCCGCACAGCGGGCCCCTGGGCGCCAAGCGCTCCGCCATGCGCAAGAGCGCGCGCTTCGCCGAGTCCGTGTCCGCGCCCCTCACGGCGCCGCACGGGGCGCCGGCGCCGCGGGCCaggaacgacggcggcggcgacgacgacgacgactacgtGGAGATCACCCTGGACGTGCGGGACGACTCGGTGGCGGTGCACAGCGTGaagccggcggcgggcggcgaggactCGGACGTGAAGCTGCTGGCGCAGACGCTGGAGAAGCGCTCCTCCTCCTACGGCCAGGGCGTGCTCCGCACCGCCTCCACGCGGATCAAGCAGGTCTCGCAGGAGCTGCGGCGCCTCGCCTCCGTCAACCGCCGGGGGGCCGGCCCCGGCCGCGTCGACAAGTCCAAGTCCGCCGCGGCCCACGCGCTCAAGGGCCTCAAGTTCATCAGCCGCACCGACGGCTCCGCCGGCTGGCCCGCCGTCGAGAAGCGCTTCGACGACCTCGCCGAGAACGGCCTCCTCCACCGCTCCAAGTTCGGCAAGTGCATCG GGATGAAGGAGCTGGCGTTCGCCGGCGAGCTGTTCGACGCGCTGGCGAGGCGGCGGAACATCACCGGGGACAGCATCAGCAAGGCGGAGCTGCTCGAGTTCTGGGACCAGATCTCCGACACCAGCTTCGACAGCCGCCTGCAGACCTTCTTCGACAT GGTCGACAAGGACGCTGACGGCAGGATCACCGAGGAGGAGGTCAAAGAG ATCATCACGCTGAGCGCAGCGGCCAACAACCTGAAGAAGGTCTCGGAGCAGTCGGAGGAGTACGCCCGGCTCATCATGGAGGAGCTCGACCCCAACAACCTCGGCTACATCGAG TTGTACAATCTGGAGATGCTGCTGCTGCAGGCGCCGAGCCAGTCGATGGGGATCGGGACGACCAACAGCCGCAACCTGAGCCAGATGCTGAGCCAGCACCTCCGGCCCACGGCGGAGCCCAACCCGCTCCGGCGGTGGTACCGCCGCGCCAGCTACTTCGTGGAGGACAACTGGCGGCGCTGCTGGGTGATCCTGCTGTGGCTCTCCATCTGCGGGGGCCTCTTCACCTGGAAGTTCATGCAGTACCGGGAGCGCGCCGTGTTCAAGGTGATGGGCTACTGCGTGTGCGTGGCCAAGGGCGGCGCCGAGACGCTCAAGTTCAACATGGCGCTCATCCTGCTCCCCGTGTGCCGCAACACCATCACGTGGTTCCGCAACCGCACCGCCGCGGGGCGGTTCGTGCCGTTCGACGACAACATCAACTTCCACAAGGTGATCGCGGCGGGGATCTCGGTCGGCGCCGGGCTGCACATCATCTCCCATTTGACGTGCGACTTCCCGCGCCTGCTGCACGCCACCGAGGAGGAGTACGAGCCCATGAAGCCCTTCTTCGGCAAGGAACAGCCGCCCAACTACTGGTGGTTCGTCAAGGGCACGGAGGGGTGGACGGGGCTGGTGATGCTGCTGCTCATGGCCATCGCCTTCACGCTCGCCATGCCGTGGTTCCGCCGCGGCAGGCTCAGCCTCCCCAAGCCGCTCAACCGGCTCACCGGGTTCAACGCCTTCTGGTACTCGCACCACCTCTTCGTCGTCGTCTACGCGCTGCTCATCGTCCACGGCCACTTCCTCTACCTCACACACAAGTGGCAAAAGAAGTCG ACGTGGATGTACCTGGCGGTGCCGATGGTGATGTACGCGTGCGAGCGGCTGACGCGGGCTCTGCGGTCGAGCGTGCGGCCGGTGAAGATCCTCAAGGTGGCGGTGTACCCCGGCAACGTGCTGTCGCTGCACTTGTCCAAGCCGCAGGGGTTCCGGTACAAGAGCGGGCAGTACATCTTCGTCAACTGCGCCGCCGTCTCGCCCTTCCAATG GCACCCGTTCTCCATCACGTCGGCGCCGCAGGACGACTACGTGAGCGTGCACATCCGGACGCTGGGCGACTGGACCCGGGAGCTCAAGAACGTCTTCTCCAAGGTCTGCCGGCCGCCCACGGAGGGCAAGAGCGGCCTGCTCCGGGCCGAGTACGACCGCGACGGCGCCATGTCCAACCCGAG CTTCCCAAAGGTGCTGATCGACGGGCCGTACGGCGCGCCGGCGCAGGACTACAAGCAATACGACATCGTGTTGCTCGTGGGGCTGGGCATCGGGGCCAcgcccatgatctccatcatcaaggACATCATCAACAACATGAAGCGGCTCGAAGGCGACGTCGAGTCCGGCAACCCCGGGGACGCGAGCACGTCGGCCTCGTCGTTCCGGACCCGGCGCGCCTACTTCTACTGGGTGACGCGGGAGCAAGGCTCCTTCGAGTGGTTCCGCGGCGTCATGGACGAGATAGCTGAGTCGGACAAGAAGAGTGTCATCGAGCTCCATAACTACTGCACTAGTGTCTACGAGGACGGGGACGCCCGGTCCGCGCTCATCGCCATGCTCCAGTCCCTCAACCATGCCAAGAACGGCGTCGACATCGTCTCCGGCACCCGTGTCAAGACCCATTTTGCCCGACCAAACTGGCGCAACGTCTACAAGCGTATCGCCCTCAACCACCGTGAACAGCGTGTCG GAGTATTCTACTGCGGTGCACCGGTGCTAACAAAGGAGCTGCGTGACCTTGCGCAAGATTTCTCGAGAAAGACAAACACGAAATTCGAGTTCCACAAGGAGAATTTTTAA